In Candidatus Poribacteria bacterium, a genomic segment contains:
- a CDS encoding phytanoyl-CoA dioxygenase family protein, protein MPKQFTDAQLDELLAKGYLIVPDYYSGEQLAEMQAAQRRVLPTWEDVKDDPPPGRATLTEFPPAEMALLRAIVDHDAWEFARKFLKTEHIHYRAGCMIARYPGFKGPGVDSDPSNLHIDNGNNSLLPQSESAREFGQIGFWVHLEDVDEDQAPLRLLAKEHGRDTSQYEPLVCKGGTVCIFNNYTLHSASDYLREDGQRFTWGFGLGRADHYWEGFRHYTDKGRNPMFSKFIGTLTAAEREVFRFPPAGHPYYTPQTLQALEEQYPGWNARGEY, encoded by the coding sequence ACAACTTGCGGAGATGCAGGCTGCCCAACGCCGTGTACTCCCGACATGGGAAGACGTCAAAGACGATCCGCCTCCGGGTAGAGCGACTTTGACCGAATTCCCGCCCGCTGAAATGGCTTTATTACGTGCGATCGTGGACCACGATGCTTGGGAATTCGCCCGTAAATTTCTGAAAACGGAGCATATCCACTATCGTGCTGGATGTATGATTGCACGCTATCCTGGATTTAAAGGACCGGGTGTCGATAGCGATCCAAGCAATTTGCACATTGATAACGGCAACAACTCGCTGCTACCGCAGTCCGAGAGTGCTCGTGAATTCGGACAAATCGGCTTTTGGGTCCACCTTGAGGATGTTGACGAAGACCAAGCACCGCTGAGACTCCTCGCGAAGGAACACGGACGGGATACCTCTCAATACGAACCTCTTGTTTGCAAAGGTGGAACCGTCTGTATCTTCAACAACTATACGTTGCACTCAGCAAGCGATTATCTGCGGGAAGACGGACAACGCTTCACGTGGGGATTCGGTTTAGGACGGGCAGACCACTATTGGGAAGGCTTTCGGCACTACACAGACAAAGGTCGGAATCCGATGTTCTCGAAATTCATCGGCACGCTGACAGCGGCAGAGCGCGAAGTCTTTCGGTTCCCACCTGCCGGACATCCATATTATACACCGCAAACGCTTCAGGCGTTAGAAGAACAGTATCCGGGCTGGAACGCACGCGGTGAGTATTGA